A genomic segment from Nicotiana tabacum cultivar K326 chromosome 7, ASM71507v2, whole genome shotgun sequence encodes:
- the LOC107789143 gene encoding cyclin-U4-1: MAELEITQNQSLMPKLIDYLSSLLQRVAEANDINGRFQPQKISVFHGLTRPNISIQNYLERIFKYANCSPCCFVVAYVYLDRFTQCQPSLPINSFNIHRLLITSVMIAAKFMDDMYYNNAYYAKVGGISTTEMNFLEVDFLFGLGFRLNVTPTTFQTYCSYLQKEMLLLQPPLNSSLCMGRSPKLQYICFNEDDSSSQQQQQQQQLVV; this comes from the exons ATGGCAGAGCTAGAAATCACTCAAAATCAAAGCTTGATGCCAAAACTCATCGATTACTTATCTTCTCTACTCCAAAGGGTGGCTGAAGCTAACGATATTAATGGCAGATTTCAACCCCAGAAAATCTCAGTTTTTCATGGACTTACAAGGCCAAATATCTCAATTCAGAATTATTTAGAGAGGATTTTCAAGTATGCAAATTGTAGcccttgttgttttgttgttgcttATGTTTATCTTGATCGGTTTACTCAGTGCCAGCCTTCTTTGCCCATCAATTCCTTCAATATTCATCGTCTCCTTATTACCAGTGTCATGATTGCTGCTAAATTCATGGATGACAT GTACTACAATAATGCATATTATGCAAAAGTTGGAGGAATAAGCACCACAGAGATGAACTTTCTAGAAGTGGATTTCCTATTTGGATTGGGTTTTCGCTTAAATGTGACTCCCACTACTTTCCAAACCTATTGTTCATATCTTCAAAAAGAGATGCTTCTGCTTCAGCCACCACTCAATTCTTCCTTATGTATGGGAAGATCACCAAAACTCCAATACATTTGTTTCAATGAAGATGATTCCTCttcccaacaacaacaacaacaacaacaattagttGTTTAA